From Amaranthus tricolor cultivar Red isolate AtriRed21 chromosome 4, ASM2621246v1, whole genome shotgun sequence:
aaaaatacataattaaaatgtaattaagacattacataattaaactatCTACTGACGATTGTAATTCTAAAAGTATTGTCCAAGTTGAACCATCATATCAGCTTCCCGTGGCTGAAGAGTTTCCTTTTTGCTTAATGTTTGATCGATATTCCAATTCATTTGATATTCTTccatttgaatttgtttttgttttcgggcttctttttgtttttgaagttctGTCTTCTCCttcattatttctgaattaagtCGAAGAATCTCTCCAAATGCACTCAAAGCTTGAATTGATTGATCTGCAACCATTTTCCCAGTCATGCGAGCCTTAGCTTTCTTCACACCCTCGGGGCGAGTAGATGATCCTCCTTGAGGTTCACTTGTTGGTGTTTTAGAATCTTCTTCCGTCCTTGTTCTTTTCCTACTAGTTTCATTACTAACACCACCAGTTGGTTGTTGATCCAATcgtttttttatcactttttacCACTTGCTTCCATTTGTTATACTTTCCTAAAATTATCCATTGCTCAATCAAGTTAAAGTTACCGTGTTTTCTTTGATGGATTAAATGTGCTTCTTTAAGCACAACTTCGTCTCTTGTGCCACTCTTCTTTCTCCTAAGAGCCTCGTCATAACTtctaaaccacttcaaacaTGCTGGAGCAACTCTACCCCAACGACATTTAAGCATATTGACGGTTCTTCGTGGGATCATATGGGGTCGTTCCATCCTCGCTGCTTCATAAGCTTCCTTAACTTTTTTCCACCTCACTCTTATTTTTTGGTTGGTGCTCACAACTGGAtctgtaaatataaaattatgtcaaaaaatatcaatatgggtctcattttataAATCTCAAAAAATATAaccgttggtataattttttttaaaaaaataattaaatatgaaaatagccgttaattACAATAAACGGCTATTTTTTGGCAGCCAATCGCAAGATGGCACGTAGAACCAGGCACAGCACGCGTGTCAGGCGTAGAAGGCTGTCATTTTCCAACAACCAATCAAAGAGCGATACATggcgaatttttttttttaaaaaaaggggtGACCGTTCACATGAACGGGATACATGTTGACCCATTTGGCCAATCTTTTTCCCAACCCACCCAATATTAGGTCaccattaatattatttttctcttgTTTGGTCATATGATCCACAATTTAAAATGAATCTAATGAGATTTCCTAGTCTTTAAtatagaatattctaaacgaaaagaacattaaaaaataaaaaagtacttatttaaattcaaatccaAATTAGTGTTAGTCACATTCCACCACACATATTAGCATTTAAATATGAAACTTGAATACTATAGATTGAGAATTCTTGATTCTCGATGCAACTCTATTATTAGATACTTGTTAAATGTTACTCCATATGTTATGCATGAAATCAAAagtttacaattaaaaataccaaatttgacaaaatattcaaaaaaaaggtTACTAACATCGTCACAAATGTAGCCAAGGGCCAAGGCCGGGCCAGGTTCTTATGAATTCAATTAGCCAATAACATATTAACAACTAAGAATCCCAAAGTTTATCACGAAAAGTCAAGCAACCAATACTATTTGTCAATAACACATAATTCCTATTACGCTATTCAACTTTGAAGTCTACAAAGGAAAGGAGATATTTTTCGCCCAAAGTTGAAAACattgtatttttaagtaattaattatacataattaaaaattataaaaattcaatattgaaaaatatgcgattagacgatttaaataagatttcacttaactatactttttcttacacattagctgaaatataaaataagcttgaacgatgaataatatcaataatcgtaatgtagcaagtattttacAAATGAGAAAGTATTACATGCTAATTGTTCTttaatgttcttctcatttgaaatattttattttataagatataaatttgattaagatatTTTTAGACATATTCGCTACGTCTTTTTGAGTTTGAACCATAAGGCTTAAATATGttagattttttttagttatatgGTGTAATTTAAAgggacaaaaaaatatttagaagataaaacaTATTACAAAACGTCTTCATCAATAATTTTGTATCATAcacttttaaaataattttatatttttatttagagaTTTTATGTTTCAAAAGATACTTtgcaaaattgtaaaaattaatgaatcagataaaaagatttttttgttttagtattTTTCTTAAGCCGTCATTGACTCATTATACAGGCTAACTTGGCATCCAATAAAGATCCACTACTCCTTCGTATCCAGGCTATTATTTAAAACATAttctgtattttatttttaatctataagttaaaaacaTAGTAAGGTGTTAAATCTTGTGTAATATatcttaatataaaaattattaatattaaattttagcaATTATTAATTacgtataattaaaaatattaagagttaaaatattgtctcaataaacataaaaaaggtaaataaaactaatatgtTGAATAGATGATATGTTttttaataatagaaatttcTTAAGATCATTATTGATGTCAATATGTGTCAAATGCAACTATTCAACTATGCACACAAATTCTGACTTGTATACTGAAAATTGAGACTTCTAAAATATTACTTCAATCaattttagcaaaaaaaaaaaaaaaaacagttttTGTATACGCATatgtcttatttaatttatttgtctTTTCTATGAGTATgagatttttatattatatatatagtattactatacatatatatatatacaactagTGTAACTTTTTGTGTAAGTGCAAAGAAGAtcattaattcaatcaatactATTCGATCGCTTtctaaattgaattaaattaaaatatataatttttattttcaaatttattttacaattattCTTTAATACACagaaatattatattatctttattaacAAACAACCTTGAAACGTTAATTATAGCTTTTCATTACTTTGGGAATTTTACAGCATATTTTATGACAATCTATatcataaattatttaaaatattactccctccgttcttttatgtttgtccaccttactataacgggtagtttcaaatatttgtccactttagaatactttttattttttgaaatcttTTTTCCCTAATATAACCTCATAATCCCTCTCATTTTCCCCAATATACCCGGTatattctctctctctctcccttATTTCTCTCGTATGATACGCTCCCTTATTGTTACTCTCTCAATTCCCGTGTCTCTCTAATCTCTCTTTTCCTCACACTCTCTCTTAAAATACTCCATTTTCATGGCTTCTTTAAACCTTTGCCCCCTATTCTTGGTTTACCTTTAGTTCATTTTTTTGAACTAAAATAAAGATCGGTATTTTCTCTACATTTTGAGGTAAGTTTCTTATTTTTTGGCCCAATACGTACTGCAGAATCACCCCCTGTTCTTCATCCGCCATTAAAGTCTGTTCAAAACTTTGTGTTTTTTGATctttcttccttcttttttcgggtttaaacaaaaaaaaactgaaataaTACGTGCTTTAAATTTTGAGTATGGAAAACAAGAGATCTACTAGTTCTTCAACCATTCCTAGTTCTCTTTATGATGGGCTTTATGATTATGGGGATTAATGTTCGTGTTCCTTGCATGGCCGACCACACTCATACTGAAATAAGATTTTAAGATGGTCTAAGAAAGAACTTGAGGTCTATCAAAAGTCTATTGAAGATAACGCCTCTTCAATGTATTGTGAGACTAgttcttcttctccttcttatTCATACCTTAATGAAAAAGAACCCCCTCTGAAGATTGTTAAGTGGGTGTATGATTCTCCTACTAAAATGAGTCCTTCAAGTCCTCCTATTGAAGAACACCAAAATCTGGTGGTTTCTGATACTCCTGAAGAAGTACTTGCTGTtagggcaaaaaaaaaaaaaaacctaaaaaatactCTTGATGATTGTAAAACATAGTTcatgtttttttatttcatagctAAGAACAATCGGATACTTGGGCCATAGGATGTCATTTGAACTTTGGGAGAATTCTGGAAATTGTTTACTGTTGTATGACTTTGAAATTTCTAATTTATGATCACTTGCTATTGTTTGCTGTTGATATTTGTTTCTATTTTCTGTTCGATGTTGGAAGGACATGACTTATGGCTTGATTTCTATTTGTTGTTgatctttgtttttgttttctatttGCTGTTGaacattttgtataatttttgtgTTGTTTAAG
This genomic window contains:
- the LOC130810949 gene encoding uncharacterized protein LOC130810949 is translated as MADEEQGVILQYVLGQKIRNLPQNVEKIPIFILVQKNELKPSTPDTRAVPGSTCHLAIGCQKIAVYYPVVSTNQKIRVRWKKVKEAYEAARMERPHMIPRRTVNMLKCRWGRVAPACLKWFRSYDEALRRKKSGTRDEVVLKEAHLIHQRKHGNFNLIEQWIILGKKRTRTEEDSKTPTSEPQGGSSTRPEGVKKAKARMTGKMVADQSIQALSAFGEILRLNSEIMKEKTELQKQKEARKQKQIQMEEYQMNWNIDQTLSKKETLQPREADMMVQLGQYF